Genomic segment of Vidua macroura isolate BioBank_ID:100142 chromosome 17, ASM2450914v1, whole genome shotgun sequence:
ACCAGCACCTTCTGTCACCTCTGGCCCAAAACCATTATCTCTGAAAATGGCTGAAGCATTTACTGCTTCAAGCCATGCCTCCACCTCATGgatcctctcctgccctgcccacacCCAGCCTTTCAGGCTAGCATGAGTTTTGTAGGGTAAAGTTCACAGTGGCTTCCAAAACCCTGTGTCTTGCAGCATGCTGGTTCTTTCTCCCAACAGTCAATACCTTGGTAAACCTGGGACATGTAGGAGGGGAAGAGAGAGTCTCTACTGCCTGTCAGGCTttataaaagcagcagcataaCGCATAACTGAGGCTTTCAGGCTGGGATCTTGGAGCAAAGAGTTCAGAAAGCACTTCGGCAGTGCACACATCTCTTTGGcaggctgagcaggaggagATGACTCAATTGcctctggctccagcagcttttGGCCAAGTCCATTTGTGAGCTGTTGCACTCGCCCTTGATCAGCAAGGTGGGAAGGCTGGCTCCCCACAAAGAGAGACTGAGAGAATCTTGTAGCTATTCAAGCAGGATCAGTGGGCCAAGAGCCCTGAGTTAGACCACCATGGCCTAATgcagacaagtgacacacagctccagcactcccagctgggcaggggccaGCAGCTCAGGCTTCCAGCAGTTCTCAGTTGAGAGGGCTGGTGTCTGCTCCCGGTGATAcgggaaaggaaaaaaaaagacttctgcTTCTAAAAAAGCAGGTGGTGCTGCCAGAGTTCACACAGTAAACGAGTTGAATTTCACAGGCAGAGTGGGAAGAATTTGCCACTCCAGTCCACGCACAGTTACAGGAAATAGGTTGTCCTTACTCCAGTCCCACACCCAAcacccccctcctccccagccccaccccttttttaaaaagcaaaataagagcCCTCAGCAGACTGGAAGATTATGATTTTCTAGGTGCCCACTATATTGGGATCATGAGCTGATTCTGGCAACTGGGATCCTGTGCAGTGATACAAGAAGCAGTTCCCCCAGCAGCTGTAGCAGATGAGGAATAGAGCTGCCAGGAAGACCAAGGCACAAATTGTGCAAGGTTTCCGTTCCAGGAGAAAACTGAGCAGGTAGAATCCCATGAACATTGAGTGACTGAACCACAATGCTGGGTTGAGGGGCTTGGGTATGAGCAGGACAGGTAGTAACCACTGAAGGCAGTACATCGTGGCTGGCTGGGGCCTCGCTGGCAGTAGCAGTCAGAAGTGCTCCAGAACAGGCTCCAGCAACTCTTCCGGAGGGCAGGCTGCTCTGTAGGGAGAAGAAAATGTCAGACTCTCAgagaaatgcagggaaaaaaatcaactgaCATTCTTCTAAAGCTTCATTTATTCCAAGCATCATATGCTGATGGTTGAACTCCCAATACTAAATTCTAGTGTGTCTTGGAGCTGGTAGAAAGCTTCCTGCTTTCTGAACcacccagctggggacaggatCAGCTAATGCTGGTATGGAAGTGTATCCTGTGTCCTCTGTTCCTCAGGCCTTCATCCAGGCTAACAAGTGAGACCTTTTTAGCACAGCGCAGGAACAGAAAGGGAGAGGTGGAAATGGGAAACAAGCTGCCACAGCCTTCCCTACACACATCAATCCAACACAGTCCAAAGGCTTGAGAGATGATATAAAGAAATGCAATTGAAGGGTAATCATTATTTGGTGCTACAGAGAAATGCTAAGGAAGCATTAGTATAAGGAATTGTTCTGCACACAAACAATAAAGTCTTCCAGCTACACATCAAGCTACCCAGGAAAGCCCTAGCAGCATCCAGGCTGTAAAACAAAGGGGAGGACAGTCCCAGCTTAAAGATTTATAATCCTTGCCAAACAGCTAAAGTCAGATAAGATAAAGTATGTGAATAGACCAAATGGGGGGGGACAAGCTCAAAATGGCAATTTCCATAAGTGCTGTAAGCACAGGATTTCCTCACTTGGATTATTATAAAACCCTCTGGAAACTGAGCTTTAAGGGCTTTCCTAGGCAGAGATGGCAGCTCACTACAAGTCCAGAAAACCTGCTCCTACCTTTAGCAATGACATTAAGTGTGTGCTTCgttttttcctttgaagcaCTACAAACCCCTTCAAGAATTTCAAATGgctttaaaaacaataaatgcCTCACCCCCAAGAAAAGTCTGGTGGGGACAGCTCCTTGCAGAAAGCCTCATATCTGCAATTACTCAATGGAGCAGTGCTCCCTCAGAAGGATGAAAGGCTCAGCCGAGCCTGTTAGGATTACAGCTGGGGGGTGGGAAGGTTAGTAGGATGAAGGAGTGAGAATGTAAACAAACAGCACATTCCACTGGCTCCTGTCGGCAGGAGAAGGGATTTCCTGGCAAAGGGAGGGAGAATGAGGGATTGCAGAGAAAAGCCAAGAGAAAACCACACGAGATTCTCTTCCAAAAGAACACTGAGGTCAGACTTGTCTCGCAGGTAGCAATGggctctgctgtcagcagcaggaaatgctgCCATCCTGAGCAGCACGATCTATTTTACTTTAATGTTAGCAGGAAAATGCAGGCAAACATCCCCACCAGCACAAACATTATGTGGGGAAGTACATTGTGCTGGTGCTCCTGCAAGGGAGTGTTCTCcagcagagagagcagctggAGTTCAATTAGTAAAACTAAGCTACAGCTCAGTAGCCAAAGAGTaaggaaaaagttattttatgcTGCAATACAGATAAAGGCAAGTCATAGGAATAAAACCCCCAGTGTTAGTCCTGTTTTAGGTAGGTCACTCACTTGTTTCTTTAAGGTCAAGTCTAGTCCCAAGCCTTTTCCCCATCTGTAAACTGGAATTAGCTATTACTCATTTCATAACAAAACATGCTGTCTGCTTGCCTTTGTGAATTGCTCAGATGTCTCTGGAGTAAACAATACCACAGAAGTActagagaatttttttccaaggggaaGAACGGAGAGAAAAAGATCTAACAACAAATATTTGAACAGGAAGGGAATTAAACCCCATCACCCAACTTTCCAGTTCAGATTGCTTTGAATGCAGCAAGTTTTACTAAATCAATGATCTGCAGCTGCCTTAATCCTCCTGAAATGTTCCCTTCTTGAagtttcctgcatttttttttctcacaagtGCTCCAAACACCGAGCATTAAAAATCACTGCTTAAATATCATGTTATGTTTTTGCTAGATCCAGCCCTAAGTTGCATCAGCTCGACTTCTGTGGCAATTTGTGTCACCTGTTCTCGAAACTTTAAAGTGCCTACtttgctttgggttttctgTCTCTAGAGTAAAGAAATGGGTAAAGAATGTGTCTGTTAAGTAGCACAAGGTTGAAACAAAGAACTAGAATTTTTCAGAACTAATGTCACAAATCTCTCAGCTTTAATAGGGTCATGTGTCAGTATTGAGCCTTTAACCCCCAACTTTACAACTGACTACagttagaaaataattataatttgtgTTTTAGCTACACTTTGTATTTCATAGTCTGGCCTCCTCGCTCCTACAATGCTCTTAACAATAACACTAAATACTGAGTTGATTTTAAGTGTCTAAGCTTTACTTGTGCAGTTCCTACAAACACAAAGCCATCTCACAACAAGTTACTCATTTTTAAATACTAGTATTTCCTGCAAGAACCAGTTGTTTGTAGCAATCAATACAACCACTGCAGAATAAAGAACCATTTAATAGTAGTTATTTTTACTATGAAGTTTCAATGCCAATGCCCTTCAACCTACAAACCTCTTGGATTTCTGCCAAATGCAGCCATTCAAACAGCTGCTCTTTGTATCCGTAGTCAGCTTGCTTTTATTCTCACGTCTCCCTTCACTACCAACCAGTTAAAGGCTGAGGACCCTTTGCTGTATCCCACAGCTGATCCTAGACCAAGTACTTACTACTGGAGGCTGCTACAGCTCTGTGTCCCTCAAGGGACTTTCCACCAGTAAGATATGTGCTCTTCACTAGAGACTCTCTGTAGAGCTGGCATTGAGGCTGAGTTCTCTTTACACTCTATTGATCCAAGAGAAACAGCACCTCCTGCTATCAGCTCTTCACTGAGCAGGGAACATTCTCCTTCATGCCCAGGACAGGCAGATCCTTCTGAAAGCCACAACAATATTTGGTTTTGCCTGGTTTCTCAAGCAAGgtgaaaattacaaattaaagaTTCCTACCTAGTTTTCTTTGTCCCCTCGTCACAATCCAAGCCAAATGTTCCAGAGCAAATAATAACCTGTCACCCAACAGAACTGGTTTCACAACTGCATCCTGTTTTCCCTCAACTAGCTGCTCATGTTCTCCCCTGCCTGACTCATCTCCTGCCTCAGCCAGCCCAGTGTCCTGCTATCCCCAAacctgctcctgtgctgctcctcatgTCACCTGATTTGGTGGCCACTCATGTTTACCTGATAGCTCCTTCCCACTTCCTCCTTTCAGCTCACCACAGCTCTTGGAGCCACTTGAACTCACTTCAGACccctcagcagcagagctggtgatgCTCCCACTGTGGCCCAGCCTGATCTCCACGTGCTGCCAGAGCCTCCTCCTACCAGttcctgcaggcagaggagcagccagaggaggTTCCCTGCACACCCCCTTAATAAGCAAGCACCAATGCTTTTCCACATGTTATTAGCTGGCTTCCATtgcattcccagccctcctggctgTCATCTTCCCTCCCAAAAACATTCAGGTCCTACTGGTGTATGTTTGTGCAAAGGATTTTGGAATTCCAgtgcaaaggcagcagcagaccTTTCCcaagcagaaacaaaatttcaatTATGACAGGTCTAGAGTGAGTAGCACAGTGCACTGCTTTGCAATGGATCAGTCACATTTTGGAATAAATCCATCTGAGGAGCTAGCCAGCTGTTCCTTCATATTCTACAAACTAAGTCAGCAATTAACACACTGAGAGATGTTCCTACACCACAGGTTTGACACATCAGTATGTCAATACCAAGTCTGTATCTTTCTCAAGAACATTTGAATTCTTTAACAGTCCATTTACCCTGGAAGGGGAGAATAATCAGCCAGATTTCCCTAAGCACTTCCAGGGTAAGCTTGCTCAGACCTTACAAAGGCAGCCTTTAAGCCAGTGCTGTCCACAAAGAACTCCCCCAGCAGATGCTACAGAAAGACTTTCCCAGGCTGAGAGCTGAAAGGTCTGCAATAAAACACTGAGTAACCTTTTTGTTGGGGTGTGCTGGTATCATCCTCCCCCTTTCCCAAAAGCTGAGGTCTCTGCTTGTGATGAAAAGCCACACTGGTTAGATAAAAGTCTCTCAAGTTATCCAGTGCACATACACCAAATAGGAAGCCTCAGGGATGTGTTTCTTACCTACAATGCTCACCTGTCTGCTCAAAATGGTTTAAATCAAAAACCCTGCCACAAATACTAACTGATGTGTGTGGGCAGTCCTTCACACTGCCAGCGTGTGTTCAAACCAACTCAAGTATCACACAGCAcccaaaacagctgctgaaaaataCACATCTAAACCACTGGGACAAAAAGAGACGTGAAGAACTATCAAGTGACAAGTTTGAAGAGTTCAGCTAAGAAAAGCAACAGCAGACCAGCTTCCCAGATGCCAACCCTCTGTCGTAAACCCAAGAACTGCTCAAACTTTAAGACCTAAATTTGCAGCAGGGATTAACTtctctagggttttttttagccttGCCactattatttcaatttttttaaaagctttatctGCTGGTATGACTCAGCTGGAAAGAGTGAGTCTATACTTTCTGGCAAAGGCCTTACCCTAGTCTTGGATCATGCCTTGGACACTTGATGTAGACTCAGAAATGGTGCAATGTAATCACAACAGTTTCCAAAAAGAGCAACAAATCCTTTCCTAACCAAGACTTGGGGTTAGTGCTGATTTCTCAAGCTAGACACAAGCCAAAGCAATTCACTTGGTGAAAAGTGGAGGCTCTCTGTTGAACCACTCTTTTCACCACT
This window contains:
- the BLCAP gene encoding bladder cancer-associated protein, giving the protein MYCLQWLLPVLLIPKPLNPALWFSHSMFMGFYLLSFLLERKPCTICALVFLAALFLICYSCWGNCFLYHCTGSQLPESAHDPNIVGT